Proteins co-encoded in one Marmota flaviventris isolate mMarFla1 chromosome 9, mMarFla1.hap1, whole genome shotgun sequence genomic window:
- the Slc35f2 gene encoding solute carrier family 35 member F2 encodes METDSPASDGTPLPRALGEAGALGSLLRRIKGKLFTWNILKTIALGQMLSLCICGTAITSQYLTEKYKVNTPMLQSFINYCLLFLIYTMMLAFQSGSDNLLDILKRKWWKYILLGLADVEANYTIVRAYQYTTLTSVQLLDCFGIPVLMALSWFILRARYRVIHFIAVFVCLLGVGTMVGADILAGRDDNSGSDVLIGDLLVLLGASLYAVSNVCEEYIVKKLSRQEFLGMVGLFGTIISGIQLLIVEYKDIASIHWDWKIALLFVAFALCMFCLYSFMPLVIKVTSATSVNLGILTADLYSLFFGLFLFGYKFSGLYILSFTVIMLGFILYCSTPTRTAEPAESNVPPVTSIGIDNLGLKLEESGLPETQSAVL; translated from the exons gaatattttgaaaaccattgctctgggccagatGTTGTCCTTGTGTATATGTGGGACAGCCATCACCAGCCAGTATTTGACAGAAAAGTACAAAGTGAACACCCCCATGCTTCAGAGCTTTATCAACTATTGCTTACTGTTCCTAATTTATACAATGATGCTGGCATTTCAGTCAG GCAGTGATAACCTTTTAGACATCTTGAAAAGGAAATGGTGGAAGTACATTCTGCTGGGACTGGCAGATGTGGAAGCGAATTACACGATCGTCAGAGCATACCAATACACCACTCTAACCAGTGTCCAG ctTTTGGATTGCTTTGGGATTCCTGTGTTGATGGCTCTCTCGTGGTTTATTCTTCGTGCAAGATACAGAGTGATCCACTTCATTGCTGTGTTTGTCTGTCTGTTGGGGGTAGGAACCATGGTTGGTGCAGACATCTTAGCTGGGAGGGACGACAACTCAG GGAGTGACGTGCTGATTGGTGACCTCTTGGTCCTGCTTGGAGCTTCCCTCTATGCCGTTTCTAATGTGTGTGAAGAATACATTGTGAAGAAGCTGAGCAGACAGGAATTTTTAGGAATGGTGGGCTTATTTGGAACAATTATCAGTGGCATACAGCT ATTGATTGTGGAATATAAGGATATTGCCAGCATTCACTGGGACTGGAAAATtg CCCTGCTATTTGTGGCATTTGCTCTCTGTATGTTTTGCCTATACAGCTTCATGCCATTGGTGATTAAAGTCACTAGTGCCACCTCTGTCAACTTGGGCATCCTGACAGCTGATCTCTACAGCCTTTTCTTTGGACTCTTTCTGTTTGGTTATAAG TTTTCAGGACTCTACATCCTGTCCTTTACTGTCATCATGCTGGGGTTTATCCTGTACTGCTCCACCCCGACGCGCACAGCAGAGCCAGCGGAGAGCAATGTGCCCCCAGTCACCAGCATTGGAATTGACAACCTTGGACTGAAGCTTGAGGAGAGTGGTCTCCCAGAGACCCAATCTGCGGTCTTGTAG